A stretch of Thermus neutrinimicus DNA encodes these proteins:
- a CDS encoding transposase translates to MEDLEITCPVCGEVSVVLAEDMETLEVGDVLECEACGAFLEVVSLDPLEVEVTEEGLEAFFVDCPRCGYTLEVSEEDRGQEVECPECGFRFVPDWSELDEEDEEW, encoded by the coding sequence ATGGAGGACCTGGAGATCACCTGCCCGGTGTGCGGCGAGGTCAGCGTGGTGCTGGCCGAGGACATGGAGACCCTGGAAGTAGGGGACGTGCTGGAGTGCGAGGCTTGCGGGGCCTTTTTGGAGGTGGTCTCCCTGGATCCCCTCGAGGTGGAGGTGACGGAGGAGGGCCTCGAGGCCTTCTTCGTGGACTGCCCCCGTTGCGGCTACACCTTAGAGGTATCCGAGGAGGATCGAGGCCAAGAGGTGGAGTGCCCGGAGTGCGGCTTCCGGTTTGTCCCTGACTGGAGCGAGTTAGACGAGGAGGACGAGGAATGGTAG
- a CDS encoding homoaconitate hydratase (catalyzes the formation of homoisocitrate from cis-homoaconitate) produces the protein MPRVWKFGDHINTDDILPGKYAPFMVGEERFHTFAFAHLRPEFAKEVRPGDILVFGRNAGLGSSREYAPEALRKLGIQVVIAKSYARIFFRNLVNLGIVPFESEEVVDALEDGDLVELDLERGVLLRGGERFALRPPPPFLLEALREGSLLDYYKKHGRFPGE, from the coding sequence ATGCCTAGGGTTTGGAAGTTCGGCGACCACATCAACACCGACGACATCCTTCCCGGCAAGTACGCCCCTTTCATGGTGGGGGAGGAGCGGTTCCACACCTTCGCCTTCGCCCACCTGCGGCCCGAGTTCGCCAAGGAGGTGAGGCCTGGGGACATCCTGGTTTTCGGGAGGAATGCCGGGCTTGGCAGTAGCCGGGAGTATGCCCCGGAGGCCCTGCGCAAGCTGGGCATCCAGGTGGTCATCGCCAAAAGCTACGCCCGCATCTTCTTCCGCAATCTGGTGAACCTGGGGATCGTTCCCTTTGAATCGGAGGAGGTGGTGGATGCGCTAGAGGACGGGGATTTGGTGGAGCTGGATCTGGAAAGAGGGGTTTTGCTGCGGGGAGGGGAGCGCTTTGCCCTGCGTCCCCCGCCGCCCTTCCTCCTGGAGGCCTTGAGGGAGGGTTCCCTCTTGGACTACTACAAGAAGCACGGCCGCTTCCCGGGGGAGTAG